The Microbacterium sp. zg-Y1090 sequence GCGCGGTGACGAGCTCGATCTGGGCGGGCGTCTTCGCCACCAGCGGCGAGCCGTCGAGCGGCTGCTGCTGGTCGGCGAGGAACCTGTCGCGCTCCGCGAAGGCCGCCGCCATGCCCTCGTCCGCCGCGACATCCTCTGCACCCTCGGAAGGTTCCGGCGTCGGCGCCTCGGCCGTGGCGGACGCATCGATGCGCTGGGCGCCCTCGGTGGACGGCGCGGTCGTGCAAGCGGTGAGCGACAGGGCGAGCACCCCCGCGGCGGCTGCAGCGGTCAGCGCGCGCGGCGACGGCAGGAAGGCGAATCTTCTCGAAGGCATCCCGCCAGGCTAGCGGGGTGCCGTCACTCCTGAGGCCACGCTGTGGAAACCGCCTCGCGCACCTCGCCGAGCAACTGGGGCAGCGCCTTGGTCTTCGCGATGATCGGGAAGAAGTTCGCATCCGTCGCCCACCGCGGCACGATGTGCTGGTGCAGGTGCTCGTCGACGCCCGCCCCCGCCACCGCGCCCTGATTCATGCCGATGTTGAAGCCGTCGCACCGCGACACCTGGCGCAGCACCCGCATCGCCGTCTGGGTCAGCGCGGCGATCTCGGCGACCTCCTCCGATGTCGCCTGGTCGTACGTCGCGACGTGCCGGTAGGGGCAGACGAGGAGATGTCCGGAGTTGTAGGGGAAGAGGTTCAGCACGACGTAGGCGGTGCGTCCGCGGTGGACGATCAGCCCGTCGGCATCCGACTTCTCCGGAGCGGCGCAGAACGGGCAGGCCGCCCGCATCGCCTCCGGTCCGGCGTTGATGTACGCCATACGGTGGGGCGTCCACAGCCGCTGGAACCCGTCGGGAACGCCCGCGAGGGTCGCGGCGTCGACGAGTTCCTGCTCGCTCACGCGAGGTCCTCCGCCGTGTCGACGAGCTTCTTCTCGGCGATCGCGCGCATCACCAGGGCGATGGCGTCGTCGACGGGCACCCCGTTGGTCTGGGTGCCGTCGCGGAAGCGGAACGACACGGTGCCGGCGGAGCGGTCCTGCTCCCCCGCGATCAGCTGCAGCGGCACCTTCTGCGTCGTGTGCGTGCGGATCTTCTTCTGCATGCGGTCGTCGGAGTGATCGACCTCGGCGCGCACGCCCTGCATGCGCAGCCGGTCGACGATGCCGTCGAGGTAGGCGCCGTACTGCTCCGCC is a genomic window containing:
- a CDS encoding HIT family protein, which encodes MSEQELVDAATLAGVPDGFQRLWTPHRMAYINAGPEAMRAACPFCAAPEKSDADGLIVHRGRTAYVVLNLFPYNSGHLLVCPYRHVATYDQATSEEVAEIAALTQTAMRVLRQVSRCDGFNIGMNQGAVAGAGVDEHLHQHIVPRWATDANFFPIIAKTKALPQLLGEVREAVSTAWPQE